From one Humulus lupulus chromosome 8, drHumLupu1.1, whole genome shotgun sequence genomic stretch:
- the LOC133795718 gene encoding uncharacterized protein LOC133795718, translating into MSTEEKDVKRLVTVDYLQMVGLIPCDKNMAVENSEMFRHCIVPPAPKRKFGEGSGLTPPRKTLMTFCHAQQRSVDYKELIKVLNDQLVEARAKTDALQSKLEQAEKTVTEQNESLKGLDDGNNQQNQANKSLTNRLDGLTRENEGLARENEGLISENEELKQEKEADLTRYEETCFNCFYQLWKLNKPLKLDFLTEEIQAEELARYSEMFRHCIVPPAPKRKFGEGSGLTPPRKTLMTFCHAQQRSVDYKELIKVLNDQLVEARAKTDALQSKLEQAEKTVTEQNESLKGLDDGNNQQNQANKSLTNRLDGLTRENEGLARENEGLISENEELKQEKEADLTRYEETCFNCFYQLWKLNKPLKLDFLTEEIQAEELARYSEMFRHCIVPPAPKRKFGEGSGLTPPRKTLMTFCHAQQRSVDYKELIKVLNDQLVEARAKTDALQSKLEQAEKTVTEQNESLKGLDDGNNQQNQANKSLTNRLDGLTRENEGLARENEGLISENEELKQEKEADLTRYEETCFNCFYQLWKLNKPLKLDFLTEEIQAEELARS; encoded by the exons ATGAGTACTGAGGAGAAAGACGTGAAAAGATTGGTCACTGTGGactaccttcagatggtgggcctgatacCGTGTGACAAAaatatggcggtggaaa ACTCGGAGATGTTCAGACATTGTATCGTTCCTCCTGCTCCAAAAAGGAAGTTTGGCGAAGGAAGTGGTCTCACTCCTCCGAGGAAG acgcttatGACCTTCTGTCACGCCCAGCAACGATCGGtcgattacaaggagttgatcaaggtcctaaatgatcaactCGTGGAGGCTCGAGCGAAAACGGACGCTCTTCAGTCCAAGCTGGAACAGGCAGAGAAGACTGTGACTGAGCAAAATGAGTCTCTCAAGGGGTTGGATGATGGGAATAATCAGCAAAATCAAGCCAACAAATCCTTGACTAATCGGCTAGACGgactgactcgtgagaacgagggCTTAGCTCGCGAGAACGAGGGACTGATTAGCGAGAATGAAGAGCTGAAGCAAGAGAAAGAGGCCGATCTAACCCGCTATGAGGAGAcctgcttcaactgcttctaccagtTGTGGAAGCTAAATAAACCCCTCAAGCTTGACTTTCTGACCGAAGAGAtccaggcagaggagcttgccagat ACTCGGAGATGTTCAGACATTGTATCGTTCCTCCTGCTCCAAAAAGGAAGTTTGGCGAAGGAAGTGGTCTCACTCCTCCGAGGAAG acgcttatGACCTTCTGTCACGCCCAGCAACGATCGGtcgattacaaggagttgatcaaggtcctaaatgatcaactCGTGGAGGCTCGAGCGAAAACGGACGCTCTTCAGTCCAAGCTGGAACAGGCAGAGAAGACTGTGACTGAGCAAAATGAGTCTCTCAAGGGGTTGGATGATGGGAATAATCAGCAAAATCAAGCCAACAAATCCTTGACTAATCGGCTAGACGgactgactcgtgagaacgagggCTTAGCTCGCGAGAACGAGGGACTGATTAGCGAGAATGAAGAGCTGAAGCAAGAGAAAGAGGCCGATCTAACCCGCTATGAGGAGAcctgcttcaactgcttctaccagtTGTGGAAGCTAAATAAACCCCTCAAGCTTGACTTTCTGACCGAAGAGAtccaggcagaggagcttgccagat ACTCGGAGATGTTCAGACATTGTATCGTTCCTCCTGCTCCAAAAAGGAAGTTTGGCGAAGGAAGTGGTCTCACTCCTCCGAGGAAG acgcttatGACCTTCTGTCACGCCCAGCAACGATCGGtcgattacaaggagttgatcaaggtcctaaatgatcaactCGTGGAGGCTCGAGCGAAAACGGACGCTCTTCAGTCCAAGCTGGAACAGGCAGAGAAGACTGTGACTGAGCAAAATGAGTCTCTCAAGGGGTTGGATGATGGGAATAATCAGCAAAATCAAGCCAACAAATCCTTGACTAATCGGCTAGACGgactgactcgtgagaacgagggCTTAGCTCGCGAGAACGAGGGACTGATTAGCGAGAATGAAGAGCTGAAGCAAGAGAAAGAGGCCGATCTAACCCGCTATGAGGAGAcctgcttcaactgcttctaccagtTGTGGAAGCTAAATAAACCCCTCAAGCTTGACTTTCTGACCGAAGAGAtccaggcagaggagcttgccagat CTTGa